The Muribaculum intestinale genome includes the window CTCGCGATATTTTTGCATAAAATCGAACTCGGTAAACGGCAACGTGGCCGTAATCTCAGATATTTTTCGTAACTTCACGAACATTTATTTTTAAGAATTACCCCCGAATAAGCCCGTGATGGGTTCATCGGGGGTTCTTTGTAAAGTTACAAAATATCTATAACTCTGCCAAATAATCAGTTAGCCATTAACTGAATATCCCTAAGTTAATGGCTCAAATCATCCGTGAAAACGAAGATGAAGCATATAAATCTTTACTAATTGAATCGTCCGAGGATGGGCTATGGCTTAATATCGCAGATTGTACCAATCGAGGAGCTGGGGCATACCATGAATTGTATGAGCAAATGATTGAGGTATTTGAGCCGATTATACTTAAATTCGTCAAGGATAATGCTGTTCGTGATAACGTTGGCTTCTGTGTTGCTGATTTCGGAGATTACGGAACGTCTCATGTCGCACCATTTCTCTGCCGGAAACTAAATGCGTTGGGACTAAATGTACATGTTGCTATTATTGAATCAAATTTGGACATAAGATTGAAAAATAAATTTATTGCGGTGTCTAATCAACTGAAGGAATTATCTTGCACATACAAAGTGTTCCAAGATCCTGAGGATAGTAATTTTGAGTGGAACCGGATTGATGAACATTCGCGGAGTTTATTATCGAAAGCTGTTTCTCATCTGAAATCGGTACTATCAGAATAAAATGTGTGCAGTGATTTTCGACAAGCACATACAGTTGAAATCTATGAGTTGTGCTCATGGACATTGTCAACCACAACCTATTCCAAAGGCAGTAAATGTCTTCGTTAAATGACGGATTGCTGCAATGCTCGTTGTGCGTTCTGCTCAAACGGTGGTTGCCATAAAAATATCGAAGCATTTAATCATGTTAAGTTGTGGGAGGTTATTGATGAACTAAGGGAAAAAGACATAATTATAAATCGCATCAATATAACCGGAGGAGAACCCTCTGTGGCCTCTGAAATAGTGAATCAAATCCTTGCGACAGCCAGCACAGAACAGTATCTTAATATTCATTTACATCTGAACACGAACGGACTTGTTCCTGCCTCGCAAGATATGATGCGTCAACCTCGTTGGGACTCAATATCTATGTCATTACATCATTATGACCGTGATAAGTTATCAGAGATATATGGCGTTTCTATTTCGGAAAAGGCATTAGAGTTTGAGGATATAGATTTGGAGAGAGTTAATGCCAGCTGCAATCTGATTCGAGGTTTCATCGATAAACCTGCCGAAGTTGAGAATATGATGAAGTTTGCTATCGCATTGAGGTTACCTCGACTTGGCTTCGTCGCTTTAATGAAAGTCAATGATTATTGTAAGAAGCATTATGTTGATTTCGATGAAATAAACTTTACAAACATTCCTCACTTATATTTTACTGAGTCACGCAATCGTGGTGCAGACTGTAAATGTAGAGGGTGTTTCATAACGATTGTTAATTTGCTGTAAGCCTGTTCAAGAGCATTGCCACACCTGCTATGATGACCATCTGTCGTGCGACCTCCAATGTATCCTCATAATTTCTGCATAAACGTCGGAAGTTGTCAAGCCATGAGATAGAGCGCTCCGCAACCCATCTGCCCTTTGCCGGGATAAACTTCCCGTCAGAAGAACCAGACAAAGTGATTTCCACGTTCATGCCAAAGGTATTTCTCACAAGTTCAATCAAATCTCCGCGATAGCCTCTGTCTGCAAGAATCTTCTTGATGACCGGGTGCGAGGCGGTAAGTAAAGCCAGAAGCATCAAACCGCCTTTGGAGTCATGTATGTTAGCGGTAGTTGTCTTTACATCAAGCAGATGCCCATTCTCGTCAACTGCAATCTGCCGTTTTATTCCCTTGACTTTCTTGTTGCCGTCAAAACCTTTCGGTGAGGGATATGAGGCAGCCCGCACACTTTGAGCGTCTACAACCGCAACACTTGGTTCCGGTGTCTGACCTTCCTGAAATCGCACTTCTGCGACAAGGCTGTCAAGCAGATTCTTGAACTCGCCGATGGCACTCCATGCACGGAAATAGTAATATACGGTCTGCCATGCCGGAAAGTCATGAGGTAGATTACGCCATTGACAGCCGGTCTTGTCCACATATAGAATGGCATCAAAGACAAGGAAAAAATCATATTTGCTCGTCCAATTATCCATTGGAATTGTTTCTTTTATGAAAGCTTTCTGTGCTTCTGTTAAATCAGAGGTGTACATTTCTAAATCCTTTCTTATAATTGTCAACAAATAAACAATTTAGAAATGTCCTCTCCTTTAGCAGAGGCATTTTTTTGATGGACTATCTTAACAGTTGTTATGAAACACCCTCGTAGTAACTATCTGTATAATCACAATGGAAGGATTTTGGAGGTGTATATGCGGAATTACTCCAATCCGAACTATTGCGAATCCTCACTGCTGTATGACGGACAATATTTAAGACAAGGGTTTCATGATGACAACATCATATACTGATATACAGCGTTTGTTTGAACAACGGAAGAACAATCCATTGTTCAATACGTCATATCCATTATCGCCTGGTGATTGGGCTAAATACTCAACGTCTGGCACTTTGTCGTTTGATGCCTCAAAACCTATTGCGTTTTACTTACACATCCCTTTCTGCCGTCAGATTTGCTCTTTCTGCGAATACACAAAGATGTGTGTGCCGGACACTGAAAAACAGCGCAACTATATCGCGACTTTAATCAGAGACATTGAACGATTTGTCGAAAAATACCCTGAATGGAAGTTTTATGGCTTCGACATCGGAGGCGGAACTCCGACAGCATTGGATCCTGAGGTATTTTCAGAGTTGATGATATGGTATAAGCACTTTATCGGAGAGAGAATGGTGACTGATAGATTTGAGCCAAGCATTGAAGGGACATTCGATTCTATGGCCTCAGATTATCAAGGCTATCATAAGAGCCGTTTGATAGCCAAAGCTAGGATAAAGCGATTATCCCTCGGTGTGCAATCTACATCAGACAAGGTGCTTAACCCGTTGCATCGAAATACTATTTCAAGCAAAGAGATGGCGGAGGCAATAGAAGAATGGCATCGACTTGGCATATCAAAAATCAACCTTGATTTAATGTATGGCTTGCCGGGACAGACAGTGGAGAATATCCGAAAAGATATTGAAGTTATTCGGATGCTTAATCCGGAGCAAGTCACCGTTTATGAGTTCCGGACGAACCAGCTTAACGCTCCCTATAAAACTGATAATGACACGTGCTTTACGCAATATTGCGAACTTTACGAAGGCTTGATTCGCCTTGAGTATTACGGCGAATTTGGCCGCAACACTTTTAGTCGTGATGCTCATGATATGGGATTGTCATCTTACCTCCGACATCGTATGTTTGACGGCTGGCAATACAAGGGGTTCGGAATTTCTGCACAGAGTATGTCTGAATATGGTGTCTCTTATAACATGGGCAAAAATGAATCAACCGGCAAACTAATTGATAATCATTCTTATGAGTCAATCGCTTATTATGATTTGCCGTCAAATGAATTGCTAAACAAGT containing:
- a CDS encoding radical SAM protein; amino-acid sequence: MTDCCNARCAFCSNGGCHKNIEAFNHVKLWEVIDELREKDIIINRINITGGEPSVASEIVNQILATASTEQYLNIHLHLNTNGLVPASQDMMRQPRWDSISMSLHHYDRDKLSEIYGVSISEKALEFEDIDLERVNASCNLIRGFIDKPAEVENMMKFAIALRLPRLGFVALMKVNDYCKKHYVDFDEINFTNIPHLYFTESRNRGADCKCRGCFITIVNLL
- a CDS encoding IS5 family transposase, with protein sequence MYTSDLTEAQKAFIKETIPMDNWTSKYDFFLVFDAILYVDKTGCQWRNLPHDFPAWQTVYYYFRAWSAIGEFKNLLDSLVAEVRFQEGQTPEPSVAVVDAQSVRAASYPSPKGFDGNKKVKGIKRQIAVDENGHLLDVKTTTANIHDSKGGLMLLALLTASHPVIKKILADRGYRGDLIELVRNTFGMNVEITLSGSSDGKFIPAKGRWVAERSISWLDNFRRLCRNYEDTLEVARQMVIIAGVAMLLNRLTAN
- a CDS encoding radical SAM protein encodes the protein MMTTSYTDIQRLFEQRKNNPLFNTSYPLSPGDWAKYSTSGTLSFDASKPIAFYLHIPFCRQICSFCEYTKMCVPDTEKQRNYIATLIRDIERFVEKYPEWKFYGFDIGGGTPTALDPEVFSELMIWYKHFIGERMVTDRFEPSIEGTFDSMASDYQGYHKSRLIAKARIKRLSLGVQSTSDKVLNPLHRNTISSKEMAEAIEEWHRLGISKINLDLMYGLPGQTVENIRKDIEVIRMLNPEQVTVYEFRTNQLNAPYKTDNDTCFTQYCELYEGLIRLEYYGEFGRNTFSRDAHDMGLSSYLRHRMFDGWQYKGFGISAQSMSEYGVSYNMGKNESTGKLIDNHSYESIAYYDLPSNELLNKFIAISGYSGGFSLSGAKSLFGEDFATRYNHILHFLIDEKLATISGDRLQLTKTGFRHYGAILSLFYSLGTV